A region of the Synechococcus sp. PCC 7502 genome:
GACTGAAGGTAGCCATACTTCTAGGTCATAGCATTTTGCTGCACCAAAGCCCAGATCACCTGTGCAAAGTTCGATCACACGATAGGGTAGTTTTAAGGCTTGTAAAATAAATTCAGCATCGGCAACTAAACTCTCATGTTCATCGGCAGAGCGATCGGGATGCACAAATTTAACAAGTTCGACCTTATGAAACTGATGTAAACGGATTAAACCTCGGACATCTCTCCCATAGCTGCCAGCTTCTCGGCGAAAACAAGGGGTAAAAGCACAGTGATAAATTGGTAACTTCTCAGCCTCTAAAATTTCATCACTATAGAGATTAGTCACAGGCACTTCGGCAGTGGGGATTAGCCATAGATCATCTTCAGCACATTTGAAGGCATCTTCGGCAAACTTGGGTAATTGTCCTGTACCGATCAGTGATCCTGAATTTACTAGATAGGGAGGTAAAACCTCTTGATAATTTCTTTGAGTATGGGTGTTGAGCATGAACTGAATTAATGCCCGCTCTAGGGCTGCTCCTGCCCCTAGTAAAGTTACAAATCGGCTTTGAGCAACTTTTACGGCACGCTCAAAGTTCATGATTCCTAGTTTCTCCCCAATTTCATAGTGGGGCAGTAAATTTTCTAAGCCCTTATATTCATTTCCCCAACGCCGAACTTCAATATTTTCTAGCTCATTTTTGCCAATGGGTGTAGTTTGATCGGGAAGGTTGGGAATTACGAGTAAAAGTTGACGAATTTGGTCTTTTAAAGCTTTTTCTTCTGGTTCGGTACTGGCAATTTGTTGCTTAATTTCGTTAGCTCTGTCTTTTAGTGCCTGAATATTTACACCGTCTTTATTCCCAGCTTGGATCAGCTTTCCAACTTGCTTACCGATGTCATTACTTTCGGCTTCTAGTTGCGATCGCCTAGTTTCTAGTTCTCGAACAGTTTGATCTAAAGTAAGGATTTCTGTTAGGTCTATGGTTCCTCCTCGCAGATTGAGACGCTCTTGAATTTGGGTGGGCTGCGATCGCAGAAGTTTAATATCTAACACGGGATTATGTAATTGGCAGAGTAAATACTATGTGATCGTATGGTAAATCAAATTGCCTGAACTTTAATTTGAAATTTGATAATTTGAACTTTTCAATTTTTTGGACGGGGGAAAGATATCATTGACAATCTTATACTGCAAAATAAAGACTAACCATTGAACCACAAGAGGATGGACTACTAACTCCTTACCTAATATGGTTTTGATTATTCCTATTTCAAAGCTATTCTTTCAAAGATAAAAACCAAAAAAGGAGAGATAACTTCCCTCCTTAGATCAAATTTTAGAACTTCAATAGAAATTGAATAAATTTATTTAGTTGATACTAGCCGTAGGATTTTTAATCCGCTTAGTCAAAACTTCTAAAGCCTTGGTATATTGTGGATCACCATTACTACCAATTTCCGTACGGTTTTTAATTATCTCTTCCCTTTGAGCATCAGTTAGTTCCACAACTACATCGGGTTTAATGCCAGAGTGATTGATATCTGTGCCGTTAGGAGTTAAATACTTAGCGATCGTCACTGCCATACCTGAGCCATCACCAAGGGGAACTACAGATTGGACTAGTCCCTTACCAAAGGTTTTGGTACCAACAAGAATTGCTCTCTTATTATCCTGTAATGCCCCAGATAATATTTCACTAGCACTGGCTGAGCCCCCATCTACTAAAACCACCACAGGTTTATCGGTTAGTGATTGACGATTGGCAACTAGTCTTTCACTTTCACCCTTGCGATCGACAGTTGAAACAATTGTGGCATTATCAATAAACATCCGCGCAATTTCGGCACTAGAATATAGCAAGCCACCGGGATTAGAACGTAGGTCTAGGATAAATCCACTCACATTTTTATCAACTTGGCTTTGGATTGCTTTACGCATATCGGCGGTAGCATTAGCATTAAACTGGGTGAGGCGAATATAGCCGACTTTACCAGTAGGGGTATCCCTAATATCGGCTTTGACTACATGGAGTTCAATCTTAGAACGGGTTAACTCCACATCAAAGGTGCGATCGCCCCGCTTAATTCCCAAAGTAATTTTAGAGTTTACTGGACCACGAATTAGAGCCACAGCTTGGTTAATATCCATGCCTTCGGTACTTTTACCGCCAATACTGACTACTATATCCTTGGAAATAATACCAGCCTTAGCTGCGGGCGAATCTTCAATTGGGGATACAACCGTTAGTTTTTTTGTGGTTTCATCCACACCCAGTTGAATACCTACACCAGTTAGCTCCCCTGAAGTATCAATTTGCATACTCTTGAATTGCTCAGGGTCCATAAACCGAGTATAGGGATCATCAAGGGTTTTAAGCATTTCTCTAACGGCTCTGTAGGCATCTGCTTGAGAAGCATAGTCCCGACTCAGATATTGCTTGCGAGTTTTTTGCCAATCAACTTTATTAAATGTCCCATCAACGTACTCACGGTTAATGACTTGCCAGACCTCATCTATTACTTCTTTGGGGCTGGATCTAAATGCTGCGATGCTTGGGGTAACTAATTGGAAACCAACAACTGCCACTGCCGCCATCAGTGCTGCCGTTGAACTAAGGATAAGTCTGTGCTTTGCCATGACCTTTAATTGTAGGGTTACTACCTGAAATATACAGTTAATCTAGCACAACCGAATGTGTCTAAACTTGCTGTAGTTATTTTAGTGATTAATTTAGACTGAAATATAATAGCTCAGGGTTCAAATGGGTTTAGTGAGATGGATCACAGCATAAATATGCAGCGCAGAAGAAGTGGGGTGAGTGAGATATAGGTATTTAATCAAGTCTAGTCACCCCTAAAAGCCAGAAAACTACGCAGCCACTGCTTCTCGATCAATCAGTACCTCCTCTGAAAACATCCCCCATAGAGCCTTAACGTAGGGTCTAAATTGATCCATATCAGTGGGATTGAGGCGAATAGCTAACTCCTGTCCAAGTAGTCTAAGCATGTTCCGAATTAAACCCCAACTTACTTTTAAGGGCGGATAAAGCATGACGCAGAGTGGAAAAAGCTCTTCTTGAATTGCGGCAAGATTACCTTCAAGCACAGAAAGACAGAGATAAATTTGAAACATTTCTACATCTCTGATGCTGGAGGCTCTGATTGCAGGGTCGGGTAGTTTACCATTGTAGCAATTGTATGTGGGATACATTTCAATCACATTGTCACAAATAGCCTGAGCAATTTCACTGGTCATGGGCATTAAGTCTCGCACGGCTATTAGTTCTGGTGAATTATAGGTATGATCGGCAGCCGCTTCATAGGCACGTTGTAGAGGCATATAGAGATGATCATCAATTACCTTAAAGTAGGAACCAATGGTGGCTTTCTCAATGGGATTAAGTAACTCTAAAAGCATTTGCCCTGTGTAATGAAACTGCATACTCACAAACCCTATTACACGAGGGTCTTTAGATGTATATTTATGGCGTACTCTACCTACATCTTTAGCGATTTCCGTGGCTAGTTTGGTTGAACTGGGGAAGTCACTGGTGGTTTCAGTTTCGAGGGAAGCGATCGCTATGGGACGCAGGGCAGACTTTTGGGTATAAAAATCTAGGGTTTTA
Encoded here:
- the ctpC gene encoding carboxyl-terminal processing protease CtpC gives rise to the protein MAKHRLILSSTAALMAAVAVVGFQLVTPSIAAFRSSPKEVIDEVWQVINREYVDGTFNKVDWQKTRKQYLSRDYASQADAYRAVREMLKTLDDPYTRFMDPEQFKSMQIDTSGELTGVGIQLGVDETTKKLTVVSPIEDSPAAKAGIISKDIVVSIGGKSTEGMDINQAVALIRGPVNSKITLGIKRGDRTFDVELTRSKIELHVVKADIRDTPTGKVGYIRLTQFNANATADMRKAIQSQVDKNVSGFILDLRSNPGGLLYSSAEIARMFIDNATIVSTVDRKGESERLVANRQSLTDKPVVVLVDGGSASASEILSGALQDNKRAILVGTKTFGKGLVQSVVPLGDGSGMAVTIAKYLTPNGTDINHSGIKPDVVVELTDAQREEIIKNRTEIGSNGDPQYTKALEVLTKRIKNPTASIN
- the serS gene encoding serine--tRNA ligase: MLDIKLLRSQPTQIQERLNLRGGTIDLTEILTLDQTVRELETRRSQLEAESNDIGKQVGKLIQAGNKDGVNIQALKDRANEIKQQIASTEPEEKALKDQIRQLLLVIPNLPDQTTPIGKNELENIEVRRWGNEYKGLENLLPHYEIGEKLGIMNFERAVKVAQSRFVTLLGAGAALERALIQFMLNTHTQRNYQEVLPPYLVNSGSLIGTGQLPKFAEDAFKCAEDDLWLIPTAEVPVTNLYSDEILEAEKLPIYHCAFTPCFRREAGSYGRDVRGLIRLHQFHKVELVKFVHPDRSADEHESLVADAEFILQALKLPYRVIELCTGDLGFGAAKCYDLEVWLPSVNQYREISSCSNFNDFQARRANIRFKAKKQKGTEFVHTLNGSALAVGRTMAAILENYQDVHGRVVIPEVLQPYLGREYL